The proteins below come from a single Streptomyces sp. M92 genomic window:
- a CDS encoding VOC family protein, with the protein MTHPPTGSAATRPPIGRLRALRSVELLTPNFADAVDFYEEVWGLQVVEAEHSASWLRGTGEEHHALHLTRSDRIGLGRLVFALATPAEIDEAARRLRARGIALVTEPGPLDQVGGGYGLRFHDLDGRLIELSADTWAVTARSRDAALPVGVTHAVLNTPDIDASVAFYRDVLGMRVSDWSEHQMAFMRCGSDHHCVAFNQAPWVSLNHVAYEMTSIDHFMRGLGRLRHHGINPEWGPGRHGPGNNTFSYFTDPTGLVCEYTTEVAQIVEDTWICKVWRRTPELSDLWGTAGPPSQRIRAHMTGTPDGSPVAPPVDAVTGPEGAAA; encoded by the coding sequence ATGACCCACCCCCCGACCGGTTCCGCCGCGACCCGCCCCCCGATCGGCCGGCTGCGCGCCCTGCGCTCGGTCGAGCTGCTCACCCCGAACTTCGCCGACGCCGTCGACTTCTACGAGGAGGTCTGGGGCCTCCAGGTCGTCGAGGCCGAGCACAGCGCGAGCTGGCTGCGCGGCACCGGCGAGGAGCACCACGCCCTGCACCTGACCCGCTCCGACCGGATCGGTCTCGGCCGCCTCGTCTTCGCCCTCGCCACCCCCGCCGAGATCGACGAGGCCGCCCGCCGCCTCCGGGCCCGCGGCATCGCGCTCGTCACCGAACCCGGCCCCCTCGATCAGGTAGGCGGCGGCTACGGCCTGCGCTTCCACGACCTCGACGGACGGCTCATCGAACTGTCCGCCGACACCTGGGCGGTCACCGCACGCAGCCGGGACGCGGCCCTGCCGGTCGGCGTCACCCACGCCGTCCTCAACACCCCCGACATCGACGCCTCCGTCGCCTTCTACCGCGACGTCCTCGGCATGCGCGTCTCCGACTGGTCCGAGCACCAGATGGCCTTCATGCGCTGCGGCAGCGACCACCACTGCGTCGCCTTCAACCAGGCGCCCTGGGTCTCCCTCAACCACGTCGCCTACGAGATGACCTCGATCGACCACTTCATGCGCGGCCTCGGCCGGCTCCGGCACCACGGGATCAACCCCGAGTGGGGTCCCGGCCGGCACGGCCCCGGCAACAACACCTTCTCCTACTTCACCGACCCGACCGGCCTGGTCTGCGAGTACACCACCGAGGTCGCCCAGATCGTCGAGGACACCTGGATCTGCAAGGTGTGGCGGCGCACGCCCGAGCTGTCCGACCTGTGGGGGACCGCCGGCCCGCCGTCGCAGCGGATCCGCGCCCACATGACGGGTACGCCCGACGGCAGCCCCGTCGCCCCGCCCGTGGACGCCGTCACCGGCCCGGAAGGAGCAGCGGCATGA
- a CDS encoding aldehyde dehydrogenase: MPRVPADEILIAGHWRRGGGLPIRTVDPADGSVITTVHAASPDDVEEAARAAAAAAAAPEWRDLPPHRRARVLHRIGDRIEDHADALSALQTADTGKTLGETRALALSAAATFRYTAAALETAEDALTPSRGPYVTMSTYEPIGVVGAINPWNSPIASDAQKVAPALAGGNAVLLKPAEWTPLVSLAFGRLVHRVLTEERLPTALLAVLPGKGRIVGDAIVRHPLVGRIGFTGGTATGRAIARAAADKLVPASLELGGKSPTIVREDADTEQALAGVMYGIFSSSGQSCIAGSRLFVHASRYDSFVGELVERVRKLRVGPGTSPDTQVAPLVHHAHRDTVAAAVDLARAEGGRVLCGGAAPEGERYANGAYYLPTVVDSLPNSARVCQEEIFGPVLVALPYDDEDELVAQANDSVYGLACGIWTRDARAAWRLGRRIQAGTVWINTYKQFSISTPFGGMKDSGLGTEKGRDLIRAYQRQKSLYWGTDATPLPWAN; the protein is encoded by the coding sequence ATGCCGCGCGTTCCAGCCGACGAGATCCTCATCGCGGGGCACTGGCGGCGCGGCGGCGGGCTGCCGATCCGCACGGTGGACCCCGCCGACGGCAGCGTCATCACCACCGTCCACGCCGCCTCCCCGGACGACGTGGAGGAGGCCGCGCGCGCCGCCGCCGCGGCGGCCGCCGCACCCGAGTGGCGGGACCTGCCGCCGCACCGGCGGGCCCGCGTCCTGCACCGGATCGGCGACCGGATCGAGGACCACGCCGACGCCTTGTCCGCCCTCCAGACCGCCGACACCGGCAAGACCCTCGGCGAGACCCGCGCCCTCGCGCTCAGCGCCGCCGCCACCTTCCGGTACACGGCCGCCGCCCTGGAGACCGCCGAGGACGCGCTCACCCCCTCGCGTGGCCCCTACGTCACGATGAGCACGTACGAACCGATCGGCGTCGTCGGGGCGATCAACCCCTGGAACTCGCCGATCGCCTCCGACGCCCAGAAGGTCGCCCCCGCGCTGGCCGGCGGCAACGCGGTCCTGCTCAAGCCCGCCGAGTGGACCCCGCTGGTCTCCCTCGCCTTCGGGCGCCTCGTCCACCGGGTGCTCACGGAGGAGCGGTTGCCCACCGCGCTGCTCGCCGTACTGCCGGGCAAGGGCCGGATCGTGGGCGACGCCATCGTCCGGCATCCGCTCGTCGGCCGGATCGGCTTCACCGGCGGCACCGCCACCGGGCGCGCCATCGCCCGCGCCGCCGCCGACAAGCTCGTCCCCGCCTCACTCGAACTCGGCGGCAAGTCACCGACGATCGTGCGCGAGGACGCCGACACCGAACAGGCCCTGGCCGGCGTGATGTACGGGATCTTCTCCTCCAGCGGCCAGTCCTGCATCGCCGGTTCGCGGCTCTTCGTCCACGCCTCGCGCTACGACTCCTTCGTCGGCGAACTCGTCGAGCGGGTCCGGAAGCTGCGCGTCGGACCGGGTACGTCCCCCGACACCCAGGTCGCCCCGCTCGTCCACCACGCCCACCGCGACACCGTCGCCGCGGCCGTCGACCTCGCCCGCGCGGAGGGCGGCCGGGTGCTGTGCGGCGGGGCCGCGCCAGAGGGCGAGCGGTACGCGAACGGCGCCTACTACCTGCCGACCGTCGTCGACTCCCTGCCCAACTCGGCCCGCGTCTGCCAGGAGGAGATCTTCGGCCCGGTCCTCGTCGCCCTTCCCTACGACGACGAGGACGAACTCGTCGCCCAGGCCAACGACTCCGTCTACGGCCTCGCCTGCGGCATCTGGACCCGCGACGCGCGGGCCGCCTGGCGGCTCGGGCGGCGGATCCAGGCCGGGACCGTGTGGATCAACACGTACAAGCAGTTCTCCATCTCCACCCCCTTCGGCGGGATGAAGGACTCCGGGCTCGGCACCGAGAAGGGCCGCGACCTGATCCGCGCCTACCAGCGGCAGAAGTCCCTCTACTGGGGCACCGACGCCACGCCCCTGCCCTGGGCCAACTGA
- a CDS encoding aromatic ring-hydroxylating oxygenase subunit alpha: MTTHSTTLSTRDTADHIYAHGLRNQWHPVVPSSFVEPGGMRRVTALGENWLLFRKSDGGLSMLADRCPHRGAPLSLGKHLGDRVACWYHGVEIDGGGTVTSVPGLPGCNLEGKTLVTSLPVREVGGAILAYFGDEEHPEPVELTLPEPLADDEISAFLCYAEWNVPWRFAMENLLDPMHGAFLHSESHTMFAGDTSAKFRIRETERGYFFEKTDQRGVNFDWVELCHTGVDWVDLSIPYPPSAGPGGPFGIVGMACPVDAGRTGVFFWRYRKVSDWQRDTWRFLYKTLIEARHWEVLEQDRVILEAMPADADQRENLYQHDLGVVRLRRLYQAQAGRQSKAQPVSAR, encoded by the coding sequence ATGACGACCCACTCCACCACTCTCTCCACCCGCGACACCGCCGACCACATCTACGCCCACGGCCTGCGCAACCAGTGGCACCCCGTCGTACCGTCGAGCTTCGTCGAGCCCGGCGGCATGCGCAGGGTGACCGCCCTCGGCGAGAACTGGCTGCTCTTCCGCAAGTCCGACGGAGGCCTCTCCATGCTCGCCGACCGCTGCCCCCACCGCGGCGCGCCCCTCTCCCTCGGCAAGCACCTCGGCGACCGGGTCGCCTGCTGGTACCACGGCGTCGAGATCGACGGCGGCGGCACGGTCACCTCCGTCCCCGGCCTGCCCGGCTGCAACCTGGAGGGCAAGACCCTCGTCACCTCGCTGCCCGTCCGCGAGGTCGGCGGCGCGATCCTCGCCTACTTCGGCGACGAGGAGCACCCGGAGCCGGTGGAACTGACCCTCCCCGAGCCGCTCGCCGACGACGAGATCTCCGCCTTCCTCTGCTACGCCGAGTGGAACGTGCCGTGGCGGTTCGCCATGGAGAATCTGCTCGACCCGATGCACGGCGCGTTCCTGCACTCCGAGTCGCACACGATGTTCGCCGGTGACACGTCCGCGAAGTTCCGCATCCGGGAGACCGAGCGGGGCTACTTCTTCGAGAAGACCGACCAGCGGGGCGTCAACTTCGACTGGGTCGAGCTGTGCCACACCGGCGTCGACTGGGTGGACCTGTCCATCCCCTACCCGCCGTCGGCCGGCCCCGGGGGCCCCTTCGGCATCGTCGGCATGGCCTGCCCCGTCGACGCGGGCCGCACCGGCGTCTTCTTCTGGCGCTACCGCAAGGTGAGCGACTGGCAGCGCGACACCTGGCGGTTCCTCTACAAGACCCTCATCGAGGCCCGCCACTGGGAGGTCCTGGAGCAGGACCGGGTCATCCTCGAAGCCATGCCCGCCGACGCCGACCAGCGGGAGAACCTCTACCAGCACGACCTGGGCGTGGTCCGCCTGCGCCGCCTCTACCAGGCCCAGGCCGGCCGGCAGTCGAAGGCTCAGCCGGTCTCGGCGCGCTGA
- a CDS encoding SDR family oxidoreductase — MTDPATGRRTVVVTGAGRGLGEAMARRAAADGYRVVVAELNEEWGSRTAAEIRESGGAAEFVPLDVADPASVEALAARVAPGGPVYGLVNNAALANGVGGREFQDIDVETWDRLMTVNARGPWLVAKHLLPLMPGPGRIVNIASDAALYGSPRLAHYIASKGAVIALTRAMARELGERGITVNAVAPGLTEVEATETVPAERHALYAANRAIARPQRPDDLVGLVSHLLGEESRYLTGQVIAVNGGFTMH, encoded by the coding sequence GTGACTGACCCGGCCACCGGGCGCCGCACGGTCGTCGTGACCGGCGCGGGCCGTGGCCTGGGGGAGGCCATGGCCCGCCGGGCGGCGGCCGACGGGTACCGGGTCGTCGTCGCCGAGCTGAACGAGGAGTGGGGCTCCCGTACGGCAGCGGAGATCCGGGAGTCCGGCGGCGCGGCGGAGTTCGTACCGCTGGACGTCGCCGACCCGGCCTCCGTCGAGGCGCTGGCCGCCCGGGTCGCACCCGGCGGCCCGGTGTACGGGCTGGTCAACAACGCGGCCCTCGCCAACGGCGTGGGCGGCCGGGAGTTCCAGGACATCGACGTCGAGACCTGGGACCGGCTGATGACCGTCAACGCGCGTGGCCCCTGGCTCGTCGCCAAGCACCTGCTGCCCCTGATGCCCGGCCCGGGCCGGATCGTCAACATCGCCTCCGACGCGGCCCTCTACGGCTCCCCGCGCCTCGCGCACTACATCGCCTCCAAGGGCGCCGTCATCGCCCTGACCCGGGCGATGGCCCGCGAACTGGGGGAGCGCGGCATCACCGTCAACGCGGTGGCGCCGGGTCTCACCGAGGTCGAGGCGACCGAGACCGTACCGGCCGAGCGGCACGCCCTCTACGCGGCGAACCGCGCCATCGCCCGGCCCCAGCGGCCCGACGACCTGGTGGGGCTCGTCTCCCACCTCCTGGGCGAGGAGTCCCGCTACCTGACCGGCCAGGTGATCGCCGTCAACGGCGGCTTCACCATGCACTGA
- a CDS encoding SDR family oxidoreductase, producing the protein MDLGLADRTVLVTGGSSGVGLATVRALLAEGARVATCGRDADRLAKAVAGLGAGTDRLYTGVCDVRDADAVRDFTERAAACLGGRLDGLVNNAGQSRMKTLDETTGDDWRDELELKFAGVLNPLAAARAHLRASDAAAVVNVNAVLAKQPETRLITTSAARAGILNLSTSLARELAPEGIRVNSVCLGLVDTGQWTRRHAAADSGLTYEEWQAEIAADRGIALGRLGRAEEVAYAIVSLLSPRASYITGTSIDVCGGVGRGIL; encoded by the coding sequence ATGGATCTCGGCCTCGCCGACCGCACCGTCCTGGTCACCGGCGGCAGCTCCGGCGTCGGCCTGGCCACGGTCCGCGCCCTGCTCGCGGAAGGCGCCCGCGTCGCGACCTGCGGGCGGGACGCCGACCGGCTCGCCAAGGCCGTCGCGGGTCTCGGCGCCGGCACCGACCGGCTGTACACCGGCGTCTGCGACGTCCGGGACGCCGACGCCGTACGGGACTTCACCGAGCGCGCCGCCGCGTGCCTCGGCGGACGGCTCGACGGGCTCGTCAACAACGCCGGACAGTCCCGCATGAAGACCCTCGACGAGACGACCGGGGACGACTGGCGCGACGAGCTGGAGCTGAAGTTCGCGGGCGTCCTCAACCCCCTCGCCGCCGCCCGCGCCCACCTCCGCGCCTCCGACGCCGCCGCCGTCGTCAACGTCAACGCCGTCCTCGCCAAGCAGCCCGAGACCCGGCTGATCACCACGAGCGCCGCCCGCGCCGGCATCCTCAACCTCTCCACCTCCCTGGCCCGCGAACTCGCCCCCGAGGGCATCCGCGTCAACTCCGTCTGCCTCGGCCTGGTCGACACCGGCCAGTGGACCCGCCGCCACGCCGCGGCGGACAGCGGGCTGACGTACGAGGAGTGGCAGGCGGAGATCGCCGCCGACCGGGGCATCGCGCTGGGGCGGCTCGGCCGCGCCGAGGAGGTCGCCTACGCGATCGTCTCGCTGCTCTCCCCGCGCGCCTCCTACATCACCGGAACCAGCATCGACGTCTGCGGCGGAGTCGGCCGCGGCATCCTCTGA
- a CDS encoding PDR/VanB family oxidoreductase, with product MNATEEQELDLLVHRTTWEADGVLSVELVHPDGKPLPAWTPGAHLDLHVGGHVRQYSLCGDPEETGVYRLGILNEPASRGGSRHVHTKVRPGQTVRVVGPRNHFALEPAASYLFVAGGIGITPILAMARRAERDGIPYRLVHGGRTRASMAFGGELAALGGGEVTLVPQDEQGHIDVAGVLADLPPDALVYCCGPEPLLKAVEEAAPQGRLRTERFAAPATTRHDGDDSAFEVECRTSGVTLNVGPGTSILEAAENAGLAVASSCRDGICGSCETHVLAGTPDHRDFLLSDAERATGETMMICVSRCASDRLVLNL from the coding sequence ATGAACGCCACCGAAGAGCAGGAACTGGACCTCCTCGTCCACCGCACCACCTGGGAGGCGGACGGAGTCCTCTCCGTCGAACTGGTCCACCCGGACGGCAAACCGCTGCCCGCCTGGACACCGGGCGCCCACCTGGACCTGCACGTGGGCGGCCACGTACGCCAGTACAGCCTGTGCGGCGACCCGGAGGAGACGGGTGTGTACCGGCTCGGCATCCTCAACGAGCCGGCGTCACGGGGCGGTTCGCGCCACGTGCACACCAAGGTGCGGCCCGGCCAGACTGTGCGGGTGGTCGGGCCGCGCAACCACTTCGCCCTCGAACCGGCCGCCTCCTACCTCTTCGTCGCCGGCGGCATCGGCATCACGCCGATCCTGGCGATGGCCCGCCGCGCCGAACGGGACGGCATCCCGTACCGGCTGGTCCACGGCGGCCGTACCCGCGCCTCGATGGCCTTCGGCGGCGAACTCGCCGCGCTCGGCGGCGGCGAGGTGACCCTCGTACCTCAGGACGAGCAGGGCCACATCGACGTGGCGGGCGTCCTCGCGGACCTTCCGCCCGATGCGCTCGTGTACTGCTGCGGTCCCGAGCCGCTGCTGAAGGCCGTCGAGGAGGCGGCACCTCAAGGGCGGCTGCGCACCGAGCGCTTCGCCGCCCCGGCCACCACACGCCACGACGGCGACGACAGCGCCTTCGAGGTCGAATGCCGTACGTCGGGCGTCACCCTGAACGTCGGCCCCGGCACCTCCATCCTGGAGGCCGCCGAGAACGCGGGCCTCGCCGTCGCCTCCTCCTGCCGGGACGGCATCTGCGGCTCCTGCGAGACCCACGTCCTGGCCGGCACCCCCGACCACCGCGACTTCCTGCTCAGCGACGCCGAACGCGCCACCGGCGAGACGATGATGATCTGCGTCTCGCGCTGCGCCTCGGACCGCCTCGTCCTGAACCTCTGA
- a CDS encoding alpha/beta fold hydrolase — protein MTAYDPAGLHLEENGDDGPLVLCLHGIGSSSAAFAPQTEALAAGHRVVAWDAPGYAKSADPDHDLTLDDYADTAAEVIRARGTDAHVVGVSWGGVIALRLAIRHPDLVASLTVADSTPGSGTSPEKAAAMRARVPELESLGPRAFAEQRGPRLLSEDAPPELVRRVVDTMADSVRPPGYRSAAESMARTDLRGELDRVTAPTLVLCGEKDRITGPEASQVLAGGLHKTAYVIVKDAGHLANQQQPEHFNAWLLSHLHIVTNTRTITKG, from the coding sequence GTGACCGCCTACGACCCCGCCGGGCTGCACCTGGAGGAGAACGGCGACGACGGACCGCTGGTCCTGTGCCTGCACGGCATCGGCTCCTCGTCCGCCGCCTTCGCCCCGCAGACCGAGGCACTCGCGGCCGGCCACCGGGTTGTCGCCTGGGACGCACCGGGCTACGCCAAGTCCGCCGACCCGGACCACGACCTCACCCTCGACGACTACGCCGACACCGCCGCCGAGGTCATCCGCGCCCGCGGCACCGACGCCCACGTCGTCGGCGTCTCCTGGGGCGGCGTGATCGCGCTCCGGCTCGCCATCCGGCACCCGGACCTCGTCGCCTCCCTCACCGTCGCCGACTCCACCCCCGGCTCCGGCACCAGCCCCGAGAAGGCCGCCGCGATGCGCGCCCGCGTCCCGGAACTGGAGAGCCTCGGCCCGCGCGCCTTCGCGGAGCAGCGCGGCCCCCGGCTGCTGTCCGAGGACGCGCCGCCCGAGTTGGTGCGGCGGGTCGTCGACACCATGGCCGACTCGGTCCGGCCGCCCGGCTACCGGTCGGCGGCCGAGTCGATGGCCCGCACCGACCTGCGCGGCGAACTCGACCGGGTCACCGCGCCCACCCTCGTCCTGTGCGGTGAGAAGGACCGGATCACCGGCCCCGAAGCCTCACAGGTCCTGGCCGGCGGACTCCACAAGACCGCTTACGTGATCGTCAAGGACGCCGGTCACCTGGCCAACCAGCAACAGCCCGAGCACTTCAACGCCTGGCTGCTCTCCCACCTGCACATCGTCACCAACACCCGCACGATCACGAAGGGCTGA
- a CDS encoding recombinase-like helix-turn-helix domain-containing protein, translated as MPETPWPYLAPHQTRDHEPTPYEIKLARTLEDIFTKDGHELPDVIDGLNSRQLRTPTGEPWTEESFRAEMHRLGA; from the coding sequence GTGCCCGAGACCCCCTGGCCGTACCTGGCCCCCCACCAGACCCGCGACCACGAGCCCACCCCGTACGAAATCAAGCTCGCGCGCACCCTCGAGGACATCTTCACCAAGGACGGTCACGAACTGCCCGACGTGATCGACGGCCTCAACTCCCGCCAACTGCGCACCCCCACGGGCGAGCCCTGGACCGAGGAGTCCTTCCGCGCCGAGATGCACCGCCTGGGAGCCTGA
- a CDS encoding thiamine pyrophosphate-binding protein, whose protein sequence is MRYDHGGGLLAAHLKSLGVDTVFGIVSVHNLPLVEAVEADPELRFVPVRHEASAVNAADAYGRARGSIGCALTSTGTGAGNAAGSLIEALSSGTSVLHITGQVESAYLGSGRGFIHETKDQLGMLAAVSTYAATVTSERDAGRILREASAAALAAPGGPASVEWPIDLQYAVQEDDGESAPAVEVPVPDAPALAGARDLLATARRPLIWAGGGANTARDQLLALLEATGAGLLTSNSGRGSVPEDHDQVIGNFATTPAARALLADADVLVTVGTHFRSNETADYGLRLPEAHIQIDVDAAALGRVYPARHGLHGDAAAVLPRLTEAAVPADTEWTDRVRQVREQVRAALHDGIGPQAAICDALAAALPRGAVVARDVTIPSSAWGNRLLPIHDPRANVFPRGGGIGQGLAMGIGAALARPDEPTVVIAGDGGLAVHLGELLTLAQERPRLTLIVFNDGGYGVLRNMQATYTERRSGVDLFTPDFAQLAAACSLPYARIGDASDAAKVIDAAVASDGPTLVEVDLAALGPMKNPFTPPVKIPAR, encoded by the coding sequence ATGCGTTACGACCACGGTGGCGGACTCCTCGCCGCCCACCTCAAGTCCCTCGGCGTCGACACCGTGTTCGGCATCGTGTCGGTGCACAACCTGCCGCTGGTGGAGGCCGTCGAGGCCGACCCGGAACTGCGGTTCGTGCCGGTGCGGCACGAGGCGAGCGCCGTCAACGCCGCCGACGCCTACGGCCGGGCCCGCGGCTCCATCGGCTGCGCCCTCACCTCGACCGGCACCGGCGCGGGCAACGCGGCCGGGTCCCTGATCGAGGCCCTGTCGTCCGGGACGTCGGTGCTGCACATCACCGGGCAGGTCGAGTCGGCGTACCTGGGCAGCGGGCGCGGTTTCATCCACGAGACCAAGGACCAGCTCGGCATGCTCGCCGCGGTCTCCACGTACGCCGCGACCGTCACGTCCGAGCGGGACGCCGGCCGCATCCTGCGCGAGGCCTCCGCCGCCGCACTCGCCGCGCCGGGCGGGCCCGCGAGCGTGGAGTGGCCGATCGACCTGCAGTACGCGGTCCAGGAGGACGACGGCGAGAGCGCACCCGCCGTCGAGGTTCCGGTGCCGGACGCCCCCGCGCTGGCCGGCGCACGCGACCTGCTCGCCACCGCCCGGCGCCCGCTGATCTGGGCCGGCGGCGGCGCCAACACCGCCCGCGACCAGCTACTCGCCCTGCTGGAGGCGACCGGCGCCGGTCTGCTCACCTCCAACTCCGGCCGGGGCTCCGTACCCGAGGACCACGACCAGGTCATCGGCAACTTCGCCACCACGCCCGCCGCCCGCGCCCTCCTCGCGGACGCCGACGTCCTGGTCACCGTCGGCACCCACTTCCGCTCCAACGAGACCGCCGACTACGGCCTCCGGCTCCCCGAGGCGCACATTCAGATCGACGTCGACGCCGCCGCCCTCGGCCGTGTGTACCCTGCCCGTCACGGTCTCCACGGTGACGCCGCGGCCGTCCTGCCGCGCCTCACGGAGGCCGCCGTACCGGCCGACACCGAGTGGACGGACCGGGTCCGGCAGGTGCGGGAGCAGGTGCGGGCCGCCCTGCACGACGGCATCGGCCCGCAGGCCGCGATCTGCGATGCCCTCGCCGCCGCCCTGCCGCGCGGCGCGGTCGTCGCGCGGGACGTGACCATCCCCTCGTCGGCCTGGGGCAACCGGCTCCTGCCCATCCACGATCCGCGGGCCAACGTCTTCCCGCGCGGCGGCGGCATCGGCCAGGGCCTCGCCATGGGCATCGGCGCCGCCCTCGCCCGCCCCGACGAGCCCACCGTCGTCATCGCCGGGGACGGCGGACTCGCCGTCCACCTCGGCGAACTGCTCACCCTCGCCCAGGAACGGCCCCGGCTGACGCTCATCGTCTTCAACGACGGCGGGTACGGCGTGCTGCGCAACATGCAGGCCACCTACACCGAACGCCGCTCCGGCGTCGACCTGTTCACGCCCGACTTCGCCCAGCTCGCCGCCGCCTGCTCCCTCCCGTACGCGCGGATCGGCGACGCGAGCGACGCCGCGAAGGTGATCGACGCGGCCGTCGCCTCCGACGGGCCGACCCTCGTCGAGGTCGACCTGGCCGCGCTCGGCCCGATGAAGAACCCGTTCACCCCGCCCGTCAAGATCCCCGCCCGGTAG
- a CDS encoding MarR family winged helix-turn-helix transcriptional regulator produces the protein MAQGRAAKRPDAVAGIVEDWARERPELDTSPLEVLARLHRSYLQYQSRMTSRLDEHGVSVAGFDVLTALRRAGAPYRLTAGQLADSGLISSAGVTLRLDRLEKDGLLVRERDAGDRRVVYSRLTEAGLAKVDEVFAEHLENERRMLDGLSPAERRQLGRLLGKLERSIVDSDDLPAQRAETG, from the coding sequence ATGGCTCAGGGCAGGGCGGCGAAGCGGCCGGACGCCGTTGCGGGGATCGTCGAGGACTGGGCGCGGGAGCGGCCCGAACTGGACACGTCGCCGTTGGAGGTGCTGGCCCGGCTGCACCGGTCGTACCTGCAGTACCAGTCGCGGATGACCTCGCGGCTCGACGAGCACGGCGTGTCCGTCGCCGGGTTCGACGTGCTCACCGCGCTGCGCCGGGCCGGCGCCCCGTACCGGCTGACCGCCGGGCAGCTCGCGGACTCCGGGCTGATCTCCTCGGCCGGGGTGACCCTGCGGCTGGACCGGCTGGAGAAGGACGGTCTGCTGGTGCGCGAGCGCGACGCCGGTGACCGGCGCGTGGTGTACTCGCGGCTCACCGAGGCCGGGCTGGCGAAGGTGGACGAGGTGTTCGCCGAGCACCTGGAGAACGAGCGCCGGATGCTCGACGGGCTCTCACCCGCCGAGCGCCGTCAGCTGGGTCGGCTGCTGGGGAAGCTGGAGCGGTCCATCGTGGATTCCGACGATCTCCCGGCTCAGCGCGCCGAGACCGGCTGA
- a CDS encoding aspartate dehydrogenase domain-containing protein → MSSAVKTHTRKVALIGWGAIGRTVGAALAAGEVPGAELTGIVDNRPLGDAVPAPQLTVEQALTSCDLIVEAAGQGVVREWGDTILASGTDLLVASTGALTDEDLSKRLLAAGPGRVYFTGGAVGGLDLLQAVRAMGPLGEVTLTTTKLPSTLEQPWMGEEMLARLRTTTTPVEVMSGTARDVPVSFPKSTNVAASVALAVGDLDAVRVRVVADPAAAHTSHVIEASGPQGSYRFEVRHVPDAANPATSRVVPYAVLRSLAALTGRRGQIL, encoded by the coding sequence ATGAGCAGCGCCGTCAAAACCCACACCCGCAAGGTCGCCCTCATCGGCTGGGGCGCCATCGGCCGCACCGTCGGCGCCGCGCTCGCCGCGGGCGAGGTGCCCGGTGCCGAACTGACGGGCATCGTCGACAACCGCCCGCTCGGCGACGCCGTCCCCGCCCCGCAGCTCACCGTGGAACAGGCCCTCACCTCCTGCGACCTGATCGTCGAGGCCGCGGGCCAGGGCGTCGTACGGGAATGGGGCGATACGATCCTCGCCTCCGGCACCGACCTGCTCGTGGCGTCCACCGGAGCACTGACCGACGAGGACCTGTCCAAGCGGCTCCTCGCGGCCGGGCCCGGCCGGGTGTACTTCACCGGCGGCGCGGTCGGCGGCCTCGACCTGCTCCAGGCCGTACGCGCCATGGGCCCGCTCGGCGAGGTCACCCTCACCACCACCAAGCTGCCGTCCACCCTCGAACAGCCGTGGATGGGCGAGGAGATGCTCGCCCGGCTGCGGACCACGACCACGCCCGTCGAGGTCATGTCCGGCACCGCACGCGACGTGCCCGTCAGCTTCCCCAAGTCCACGAACGTCGCCGCGTCGGTGGCGCTCGCGGTCGGCGACCTCGACGCCGTACGGGTCCGCGTCGTCGCCGACCCGGCGGCCGCGCACACCTCCCACGTGATCGAGGCGAGCGGCCCGCAGGGCTCGTACCGCTTCGAGGTCCGCCACGTCCCCGACGCCGCCAACCCGGCCACCAGCAGGGTCGTCCCGTACGCCGTGCTGCGCTCGCTCGCGGCCCTGACCGGGCGCCGGGGGCAGATCCTGTGA
- a CDS encoding cupin domain-containing protein, giving the protein MPLTTDEYDNNGDLAKYTDSLIASKASREPDWGTLSFQEKAGPQYKRAQIRYVGSGATGNHENDGRILPSGGFTFSNMLLPPGAEGPAHTHHDVEEAFFVLEGEVRVGIHRGPDEAEYRTLGYRDMIVVPAGVTRSLKNEGDTDALFCVIIGTQKPQVPTYPEYSPLYGVTRD; this is encoded by the coding sequence ATGCCGCTGACCACCGACGAGTACGACAACAACGGGGACCTCGCCAAGTACACCGACTCCCTGATCGCCTCCAAGGCCTCCCGCGAGCCGGACTGGGGCACCCTCTCCTTCCAGGAGAAGGCGGGTCCGCAGTACAAGCGGGCGCAGATCCGCTACGTCGGTTCCGGCGCCACCGGCAACCACGAGAACGACGGCCGCATCCTCCCCTCCGGCGGCTTCACCTTCTCCAACATGCTGCTGCCGCCCGGCGCCGAGGGACCCGCCCACACCCACCACGACGTGGAGGAGGCCTTCTTCGTCCTGGAGGGCGAGGTCCGCGTCGGCATCCACCGCGGCCCCGACGAGGCCGAGTACCGCACCCTCGGCTACCGCGACATGATCGTGGTGCCGGCCGGCGTGACCCGCTCGCTGAAGAACGAGGGCGACACCGACGCGCTGTTCTGCGTGATCATCGGCACGCAGAAGCCGCAGGTGCCGACCTACCCCGAGTACTCCCCGCTGTACGGCGTCACCCGTGACTGA